A part of Nocardioides sp. WS12 genomic DNA contains:
- a CDS encoding CBASS oligonucleotide cyclase, with translation MHEHVTHRTLSDYALNRVNLPSETAKARRVQVNHLRTRLETYIAQHPDYDLVKMRASGSVAKHTAIRSSSDADVAAYVRAGAVGGVSANESQLLTWLRDRCIEVYGATKESSDFEISQHAVAITMRDSGLKIDVAPVLYEGEGNDRGYLVTQSGDRVLTSVTLHLDFLNKRKALAGSNYKEFIRLVKQFISRAKQESLVAGVDLRFKSFMAELIVAHLWDHGWNSEPFALDDYPRAFEQFLGFIAKTELRTPIVFSDYYTASDVAKSYDPIQIWDPVNPANNVAKGYTDLDRQRLVQRCTEALDQVTWASMAMNKGDAVDAWRTLFGPTFSGA, from the coding sequence ATGCATGAGCACGTGACACATCGGACGCTGTCCGACTACGCCCTAAACCGCGTGAACCTTCCATCGGAGACAGCCAAGGCGCGACGTGTGCAGGTCAACCACCTGCGTACCCGCCTCGAGACCTACATCGCGCAACACCCCGACTACGACCTCGTCAAGATGCGCGCGTCGGGAAGCGTGGCAAAGCACACTGCGATCCGAAGCAGCTCGGACGCCGACGTGGCCGCCTACGTTCGCGCGGGCGCTGTCGGCGGTGTCAGCGCAAACGAATCCCAGCTGCTGACGTGGCTGCGTGACCGTTGCATCGAGGTGTACGGAGCGACGAAGGAGTCGAGCGACTTTGAGATCTCCCAGCACGCGGTCGCGATCACGATGCGCGACAGCGGGTTGAAGATCGACGTGGCCCCAGTCCTCTACGAGGGCGAGGGCAACGATCGCGGTTACCTGGTGACGCAGAGCGGCGACCGGGTGCTGACCTCCGTGACGCTGCACCTGGACTTCCTCAACAAGCGGAAGGCCCTCGCCGGCAGCAACTACAAGGAGTTCATCCGTTTGGTGAAGCAGTTCATCAGCCGCGCGAAGCAGGAGAGCCTCGTGGCGGGGGTAGACCTCCGCTTCAAGAGCTTCATGGCCGAGTTGATCGTGGCCCACCTCTGGGACCACGGCTGGAACAGCGAACCGTTCGCCCTCGACGACTACCCCCGAGCGTTCGAGCAGTTCCTCGGGTTCATCGCCAAGACCGAACTGCGCACCCCGATCGTGTTCTCCGACTACTACACGGCGAGCGACGTCGCGAAGTCGTACGACCCGATCCAAATCTGGGACCCTGTGAACCCGGCGAACAACGTCGCCAAGGGTTACACCGACCTCGACCGTCAGCGACTGGTGCAGCGTTGTACGGAGGCACTCGACCAGGTGACATGGGCGAGCATGGCGATGAACAAGGGCGACGCAGTGGATGCGTGGCGAACCCTGTTCGGCCCGACCTTTTCGGGGGCGTGA